The genomic segment ATTTTAAACTAATTTAATATGCTCAATTTCCTAAGACAGCCTCCAAACAGAGACCTTATTTCTGAAGAGAAGGTTGATAGTACATATAAAATTTTACGATTTCAGGTTTTTGCCGGGATATTTCTTGGTTATGCCGGGTATTATTTGGTTAGAAAGAATTTTGCTCTTGCGATTCCTGATTTGATTAAAGAAGGATTCACTAAAACCGAGCTAGGTATTGCATTATCCGGAGTTTCGATTGCATATGGATTAAGTAAGTTCTTAATGGGAAACGTTTCTGATAGAAGTGATGCCAGAAAATTTATGACCCTTGGATTAGCTTTATCCGGTATTGCAATGATAGCGATGGGAATTTTTCCATTTGCAACATCATCGATAGCTGTAATGTTTGTTATTTTGCTTATTAACGGTTGGTTTCAGGGAATGGGATGGCCACCAAGCGGCAGGGTTATGGTTCACTGGTTTTCTATTACCGAGAGAGGCACTAAAATGTCTTTTTGGAATGTAGCGCATAATGTAGGTGGAGGTTTGATCGGACCATTGGCTATATTGGGGTTAGAGATATTTAGCGATTGGCGTGCTACTTTTTACTTTCCGGGGATGATTGCTCTGATTATTGCTGTTATTACATACATATTAGTTAGAGACAGGCCTCATGCAGTAGGATTGCCTGCAATCGAAGAATATCGAAAAGATTATCCTGAAGATCCCGAAGAGGCGAGTGAAAAGAAAATTTCAGGCCGAGAGATTTTTAGCAAATATATATTTAATAATAAGATGCTGTGGTTTATAGCTTCAGCCAACGCTTTTATTTATCTGGTGAGGTATGGAGTTCTGGACTGGGCACCTACATATTTGTCGGAAGAAAAGGGTTTTTCGTTCGATGAATCCGGATGGGCATATTTTGCTTATGAGTGGGCAGGTATTCCGGGAACTATATTAGCCGGTTATATGAGTGACAGATGGTTTAAAGGAAAACGGGCTCCGGTAAGTATAATATATATGTTGCTGGTGTTAATATCGGTGGTTGTTTACTGGAAAAATCCGATCGGAAATCCAATGATTGACAATTTATCGCTGATAGCCATTGGATTTTTAATTTATGGACCGGTAATGTTGATAGGAGTACATGCATTAGATTTGGTGCCAAAAAATGCTGCCGGAACTGCGGCAGGTTTTACAGGCTTATTCGGATATTTAGGAGGAGCAGTATTTGCAAATATTGCTATGGGAGCTATCGTTGATAATTTTGGATGGGATGGAAGTTTTATTACATTAATTGCTGCATGTATTCTGTCTATAATACTTATTGCTTTTACTTTACGGATTGAAAAAGATAAATAATTATTATAAAAGATCTTATTGAAGAATAATCATATTTAAAATGGCGTTGGTGCTAATTTGGAGAAACCTGAAGTTAATGTAACAGGGTTTAATTCCGGAGTTTATATTTTGAATGTTGTTGAAAACAATAAAATAGTTACACGAAAAATTGCTATCAGATAAGTATTTATAAAATTATATATATAAAGGCTGTAATGGATTCAAATCTGTTATAGTCTTTTTTATTTAAAATCTTATCTTTGCACAGATTTTTCAGAAAAAAATAAATGACTGAGACAGAACAAGAAAAGTTATTGGAACAGGGAATTATGCTCCCATTGATGGAGGAGTTTTATTCACTGCAGGGAGAAGGATACCACACAGGGCAGGCTTCATATTTTATCAGGATAGGCGGATGCGATGTTGGCTGCCACTGGTGCGATGTAAAAGAAAGCTGGGATGCAAAGCTACATCCTCCTACCATGGTTGATAAAATTGTGGAAAATGCAGCTAAATATGCAAAGACAGTTGTCATTACCGGAGGAGAACCATTGATGTGGAACTTAGATTATATAAGTCGACAGTTGCATTCGAGAGGAATTAAAGTACATATAGAAACTTCGGGGGCTTATCCTATAACGGGTAGATTGGATTGGATATGTCTTTCACCCAAGAAAACATCTCTTCCTTTGGAGGATAATTATAAGGAGGCCGATGAGTTAAAAGTTATTATACAGAATAAGAATGATTTCAAATTTGCCGTAGAACAGGCTTTAAAAGTAAATGATTCATGTAAGTTATACCTTCAACCTGAATGGAGTCAGAGGGAAAAAATGCTTCCTCAAATTGTTGATTTTATTCTAGAACATCCTGAATGGAAGGCATCTCTTCAAACACATAAGTACATGAATATTCCTTAGGAATTCTTTTCTGAATTAAAATATAGTTCTTAACTTAGGGATATGAGAAACTCTTTTTTTTTATCCCTATTTTTTTTAATTATCCTTCCTTTCAGTTCGATTGAATCGCAAGAGGTTGATAAGGCTGAAAAGTATTTCCAAAAGGCGAAATCTTCATTACGGAATAGAGATTATGATAAAGCAGAGGAGTATCTGCAGAAAACGGTT from the Bacteroidota bacterium genome contains:
- the glpT gene encoding glycerol-3-phosphate transporter, coding for MLNFLRQPPNRDLISEEKVDSTYKILRFQVFAGIFLGYAGYYLVRKNFALAIPDLIKEGFTKTELGIALSGVSIAYGLSKFLMGNVSDRSDARKFMTLGLALSGIAMIAMGIFPFATSSIAVMFVILLINGWFQGMGWPPSGRVMVHWFSITERGTKMSFWNVAHNVGGGLIGPLAILGLEIFSDWRATFYFPGMIALIIAVITYILVRDRPHAVGLPAIEEYRKDYPEDPEEASEKKISGREIFSKYIFNNKMLWFIASANAFIYLVRYGVLDWAPTYLSEEKGFSFDESGWAYFAYEWAGIPGTILAGYMSDRWFKGKRAPVSIIYMLLVLISVVVYWKNPIGNPMIDNLSLIAIGFLIYGPVMLIGVHALDLVPKNAAGTAAGFTGLFGYLGGAVFANIAMGAIVDNFGWDGSFITLIAACILSIILIAFTLRIEKDK
- a CDS encoding 7-carboxy-7-deazaguanine synthase QueE; translated protein: MTETEQEKLLEQGIMLPLMEEFYSLQGEGYHTGQASYFIRIGGCDVGCHWCDVKESWDAKLHPPTMVDKIVENAAKYAKTVVITGGEPLMWNLDYISRQLHSRGIKVHIETSGAYPITGRLDWICLSPKKTSLPLEDNYKEADELKVIIQNKNDFKFAVEQALKVNDSCKLYLQPEWSQREKMLPQIVDFILEHPEWKASLQTHKYMNIP